One Thermococcus sp. M36 genomic window, TCAAGGGAGTAGTCTTCGCGGTGGTGGCTCATCCTGCCCCCGTAAATCGCTGTGAAGGCGTTGACCCTGCTATTTCCGGCCAGGCTGGCCCTCAGGAGGTAGTGTGATAGGCTTTTGTGCTTTCCAACGGTGAGAAGTTCTATTTCCGCGTTCTTCACCTTCAGCTCCACCACGAGGGACTTTGCTCCCTCTTCGGCGATGTCGTAAATTATTATTGGCACCTTTGCGTTTTCGACCTCGATGCTTATGTGGTGGCTTACAAAGGCCTTCTCAGAGAGGTGCGAGGCTATCACGAGCGGCTTTGCAAGATCCTCGGTTATCCTCAGCCTGTAGGCCTTTTTCAGGGCGTAGAAGTGGAAGCCGAGAATCTTGGACTCTTCGGGCTGCGAGAGGCCGAGCGTCCCCCCGGTTAGCTCAATCCCAGCAGGAAGGTCAAATTGGGCCTCGCTTCCGGAAAGGACGACGTGTCCCTTAACCGCCACCTCCCCAGCCTTCGCCTCCGTCGGCAGTTTGAGCGGCGAGTTCTCCTCGAAGAGCTTCCAGTTCGTGTAGCTCTTTATCGTCGGGCTGTCGCCGTACTTTTGATAGGTGAGCTTTTCAAGGGTCTCGAGCGAGACTTTTGGCATGAACATCAGCCGACACCCCCGACCTCGCTGAACTCAAGCTCTATGACCTTCTTGAGCACCTCCACGTACTCGAAGGGCAGTCCCTCCAGTATCTCGCTGATGAAACCGAGCACGATGAGGCTCTTGGCTTCATCCTCGCCGATACCGCGGGAGTTCATGTAGAAGAGCTTGTCTTCACCGAGCTTTCCGGTCGTTGCCTCATGGATTATGCTCGCTGTGGGCTCGTCGTTCTGGTTGTGTGGGTAGGTGTAGGCCCTGCTCTCCTC contains:
- a CDS encoding SufD family Fe-S cluster assembly protein, which codes for MFMPKVSLETLEKLTYQKYGDSPTIKSYTNWKLFEENSPLKLPTEAKAGEVAVKGHVVLSGSEAQFDLPAGIELTGGTLGLSQPEESKILGFHFYALKKAYRLRITEDLAKPLVIASHLSEKAFVSHHISIEVENAKVPIIIYDIAEEGAKSLVVELKVKNAEIELLTVGKHKSLSHYLLRASLAGNSRVNAFTAIYGGRMSHHREDYSLEGAESELVLRGIPIAIGTAVDYLTNVLQYGEKSKSETRVHGFSYRNGWTVHRGVAKVFESARNSSSGVVSEVTIMDEGSLGVSVPMLEVDTGEIESAFHSSIVRQFDEDALFYLRSRGLSREEAMSLFIHGIGEALSSHLERLRSKARSATAELVEELL